Sequence from the Bacteroidales bacterium genome:
TTTTTTACCGGTAAGTTAAATTGTTTACAGCTTCGTTGCGTTATGTTTTTAACAAATCATTAATCTTTTCAACATATTCCAAAGAATCATCAATATAAAATTGAATTTCCGGTATTTTCCTGACTTTATTTTTTATTCTGTTCCCTAATTCAAACCGTAAGTTACTTGAACTTTTAATAATCATTTCGAATACTTCGTCTTTTTGTTGTTCCGGAAAAATACTTAAATAAATCTTCGCGTAACCCAAATCCGGCGTCATTCTTACAATAGTTACAGATATCATCTTGTTTAAATATTCTCTTGATTTTCTTTGAAATATTATACTTATTTCCTGTTGAATTAAGGAAGCTGTTTTTCTTTGTCCGGTTGATTCCATCTTTCTGAATTTTTTACAAAAGTAAGTTTTTTAGCGTTTTAACAAAAAAGAAACAAGCAAGT
This genomic interval carries:
- the rbfA gene encoding 30S ribosome-binding factor RbfA — protein: MESTGQRKTASLIQQEISIIFQRKSREYLNKMISVTIVRMTPDLGYAKIYLSIFPEQQKDEVFEMIIKSSSNLRFELGNRIKNKVRKIPEIQFYIDDSLEYVEKINDLLKT